One Spea bombifrons isolate aSpeBom1 chromosome 1, aSpeBom1.2.pri, whole genome shotgun sequence DNA window includes the following coding sequences:
- the RPS3A gene encoding 40S ribosomal protein S3a, which yields MAVGKNKRLTKGGKKGAKKKIVDPFSKKDWYDVKAPAMFNIRNLGKTLVTRTQGTKIASDGLKGRVFEVSLADLQNDEVAFRKFKLITEDVQVKNCLTNFHGMDLTRDKMCSMVKKWQTMIEAHVDVKTTDGYLLRLFCVGFTKKRNNQIRKTSYAQHQQVRQIRKKMMEIMTREVQTNDLKEVVNKLIPDSIGKDIEKACQSIYPLHDVYVRKVKMLKKPKFELGKLMELHGEGGGAGKPAGDETGAKVERADGYEPPVQESV from the exons ATGGCAGTCGGCAAGAACAAGAGGCTGACCAAAGGTGGCAAAAAGGGTGCCAAGAAGAAGAT TGTTGATCCCTTCTCCAAAAAGGACTGGTATGATGTTAAAGCACCAGCAATGTTCAACATCCGCAACCTTGGCAAGACTTTGGTCACCAGGACACAGGGAACCA AAATTGCCTCAGATGGGCTGAAGGGTCGTGTCTTTGAGGTGAGCCTTGCTGACCTGCAAAACGATGAAGTTGCCTTCCGTAAATTCAAGCTGATCACAGAAGATGTCCAGGTCAAGAACTGTCTCACCAACTTTCATGGAATGGATCTCACCCGTGACAAAATGTGCTCCATGGTCAAGAAATGGCAG ACCATGATTGAGGCTCACGTTGATGTGAAGACCACAGATGGCTACCTACTTCGCCTATTCTGTGTTGGATTCACCAAAAAGCGTAACAACCAGATTAGAAAGACTTCTTATGCCCAGCACCAGCAAGTGCGTCAGATCCGCAAGAAGATGATGGAAATCATGACTCGTGAAGTGCAGACAAATGACTTGAAAGAAGTTGTTAACAAGCT AATTCCAGACAGTATCGGCAAAGACATTGAAAAGGCCTGCCAGTCCATCTATCCTCTACACGATGTGTATGTACGCAAAGTGAAGATGctgaaaaagccaaagtttgAGT TGGGCAAACTTATGGAACTACATGGTGAAGGCGGTGGTGCTGGGAAGCCTGCAGGAGATGAGACAGGCGCCAAAGTAGAGCGGGCTGATGGATACGAACCCCCAGTTCAGGAATCTGTCTGA